The following is a genomic window from Spirosoma foliorum.
ATTATCGACCAGTTCATTGCGGCTGCGGAATCGAAATGGGGCATTCAGAATGGCGTTGTCATGCTGTTGCCGCATGGCTATGAAGGACAAGGTCCTGAACACTCAAATGCTCGCCCTGAGCGGTATTTGCAGCTCTACGCGGAATACAATATGACCGTAGCTAACGTCACAACGCCGGCCAACTTATTCCACATCATGCGTCGACAATTGGCCTGGCCGTTCCGGAAACCATTGGTCATCATGTCGCCGAAATCGTTGTTACGCCATCCAAAGTGTGTATCTCCGCTCGAGGATCTGACGAAAGGTTCTTTCCAGGAAATAATCGACGATAGCTACGCACAAGCGAAGAAAGTAAAACGTGTGCTGCTTTGCACGGGTAAAATTTATTATGACCTACTCGAAAAACAGCAAACCGATCAGCGCGATGATGTAGCGATTGTTCGATTGGAACAGTTAGCTCCTTTGTCGAAAACGCAATTGGAAGCTGTACTGGAAAAATACAAAAAAGCAGAACGTTTCTGGGTACAGGAAGAACCAGAAAACATGGGTTACTGGACTTATTTGTTACGTGTAGGCCTGAATCTGCCAATTATTTCGCGTAAAGCTGCGGCTTCACCCGCCACTGGTTACCCAAAAATTCATACTCAGGAACAAGCCGATATCGTTCGGAGAGCGTTTGAATAAAAATCAGTCGATAGTTGTCTGTTACTAGTCATTAGTATTTTTGCTGATCACTATTGCCTGATGACTATCGACTAACTACTAACTTATATGGCCGTTGACATGAAAATCCCTCCTGTGGGGGAATCCATTACCGAAGTAACTGTTGGCACCTGGTACAAAAAAGAAGGTGATCAGGTAAAAATGGACGATGTTCTTTGTGGACTCGACTCCGACAAGGCTACGTTTGAATTGACGGCCGAAGCGGATGGTATTTTGCATATTCTGGCTCAGGAGGGAGATGTGCTTCCTATTGGTGCCAGTATTTGTACAATTGATAATGGCGATGGCGCAGCTGCTCCTGCCCCAACGGCCGAACCTGCCAAAGCCGAAGCGCCTAAACCTGCTGAACAAGCAGCTCCGGCACCAGCAGCCGAGCCTGCGGCAGCTCCAGTTAGTAGCGCTTCAAGTGTTATTGAAATGAAAGTTCCGGCTGTCGGTGAGTCGGTTACGGAAGTTACGATTGCTTCGTGGAGCAAAAAAGATGGCGATCAAGTCGCGCTCGACGAAGTGTTGTGCGAACTTGAATCCGATAAAGCCACGTTTGAACTCCCTGCCGAAGCTGCCGGAACGCTCCGGATTATGGCACAGGCAGGTGAAACACTTCCAATTGGTGCCTTAATTGCCAAAATTGAAGTGGGTGCAGGCGCTTCAGCCCCAGCCGCTACGCCAGCACCTCAACCTGCAGCGAGTACACCAGCAGCAGAAACGGCTCCATCTAACGGACAGAACGGATACGCAGCTCATTACCCATCACCCGCTGCGGCTAAAATTCTGGACGAAAAAGGTGTTAGTACCCAGCAAGTTCAGGGTAGCGGTGTCGGTGGACGTATTACGAAAGAAGATGCCCTGAAAGCATCGCCAGCTCCAGCACAGCCTGCCGCTCCTGCTGCCCAGCCAACAGCGCCAAAACCTGCTACGCCAACTCCTGCGCCAGCACCAGCTCCTGTTGCCGCCGGTGCTCGCAGTCAGCGTCGCGAGAAAATGACTTCGCTCCGTCGGACTATTGCTCGTCGGTTAGTGGCCGTTAAGAACGAAACAGCCATGCTAACTACCTTCAACGAGGTAGACATGAAGGCCGTTATGGACTTACGGAACAAATACAAAGACAAGTTCAAGGAGAAAAACGGTGTGGGTCTAGGCTTTATGTCGTTCTTCACTAAAGCCGTTTGCGTTGCACTGAAAGATTTCCCAGCGGTAAACGCGCAGATCGATGGCGATCAGATGATTTTCAATGATTTCTGCGATATTTCAATCGCCGTTTCGACCGATCGGGGCTTAGTAGTGCCGGTTATTCGGAATGCCGAGCAGTTGAGTTTTGCCGGAATTGAAAAAGAAATCGTTCGTCTGGCGGGCTTGGCTCGTGACAATAAACTGACCATCGATCAAATGACGGGTGGTACGTTCACAATTACCAACGGGGGTACATTCGGCTCTATGCTGTCGACGCCAATCATCAATGCTCCTCAGTCGGCGATTTTAGGTATGCACAACATTGTTGAGCGCCCTGTAGTTGTGAATGGTGAGATTGTAGTTCGGCCAATTATGTATCTGGCTCTGTCATACGATCACCGCATCATCGACGGGAAAGAGTCGGTTAGCTTCCTGGTTCGCGTGAAGCAAATCCTGGAAGATCCGTCTCGTTTGCTGTTTGATATGTAATATTGGTATAGCTAACTGTAAAAAAGAAGTGGTGTCAGGTTCGAAAACCTGACACCACTTCTTTTTTACAGTTAGCTATTCTTCCTCAACATAATCCAGATCTTTCTTAAACGTCTCATCCAGAAACGTAAGGGCGATCAACGCAACAGCCAGCGTTAGAACACCCACCGTTAGTGCACTATAAATTGTTCCCAGCGAGGGCTTTAAGAGCGTAAAGAGTGCACTTAGGGGAATGGTGGCTCCTCGCACAAAATTTGGAATAGTCGTTGCAACTGTGGCCCGGAGATTAGTTCCAAACAACTCGGCAGCAATCGTTACAAACAACGTCCAGTAACCATTCGCGAAGCCGAGACAAATACAGACGACATAAAAGAGCGTGATATCCTTTATGGGAGCTAGCAAATAGACGAGCATAAATACCAACGAAACGAGCATAAATAGCCGAATAACGCGCTTCCGGCTTTGCATCGACTGGCTCAGTAACCCGCTCACAATATCCCCTAACACCTGTCCCGAAAACGTCAGCATGACTGCTTTTCCAGCGATGACTGGAGCACTCAGGCCGAGTGCTTTTCCAAACTCGGGGGAGAACGTAATTAAAATACCAACGACAAACCAGATGGGCAAACCAACGAGAATACACTGGATGTATTTGGT
Proteins encoded in this region:
- the odhB gene encoding 2-oxoglutarate dehydrogenase complex dihydrolipoyllysine-residue succinyltransferase; translated protein: MAVDMKIPPVGESITEVTVGTWYKKEGDQVKMDDVLCGLDSDKATFELTAEADGILHILAQEGDVLPIGASICTIDNGDGAAAPAPTAEPAKAEAPKPAEQAAPAPAAEPAAAPVSSASSVIEMKVPAVGESVTEVTIASWSKKDGDQVALDEVLCELESDKATFELPAEAAGTLRIMAQAGETLPIGALIAKIEVGAGASAPAATPAPQPAASTPAAETAPSNGQNGYAAHYPSPAAAKILDEKGVSTQQVQGSGVGGRITKEDALKASPAPAQPAAPAAQPTAPKPATPTPAPAPAPVAAGARSQRREKMTSLRRTIARRLVAVKNETAMLTTFNEVDMKAVMDLRNKYKDKFKEKNGVGLGFMSFFTKAVCVALKDFPAVNAQIDGDQMIFNDFCDISIAVSTDRGLVVPVIRNAEQLSFAGIEKEIVRLAGLARDNKLTIDQMTGGTFTITNGGTFGSMLSTPIINAPQSAILGMHNIVERPVVVNGEIVVRPIMYLALSYDHRIIDGKESVSFLVRVKQILEDPSRLLFDM